From the Pedobacter cryoconitis genome, one window contains:
- a CDS encoding TonB-dependent receptor has protein sequence MKLILQTILCLFLSIAVAKAGNIKGHVYDHRTGEALIGASVKLENTTQTTQTGLDGSFEFKHVKAGTFTIKVSYISYKSFTKQIEVDKEHNPSLNVYLSEDNTNDLSEIVIAAKQEGSTERTARKIEQKSMQVMNVVSGRAMEISPDLTVANAIQRVSGVTIERSNNGDGQYAILRGMDKRYNYTLVNGIKIPSPDNKFRYVPLDIFPSELLERLEVYKSLTPNMEGDAVGGVVNMVMKDAPSKLQVNANLATGYSQMLFDRKFLAFDAGAINSKSPYENNGRAYEAKAADFSKGTVDYKAKQADPNLVGGISIGQRFLNNKLGVLIAGSYQNTYRGTNSTFFNSTVAETDKFSRITSMAERQFSEQQKRYGLHGKIDYNFNDRNKLSLVNSYVNLTSIQTRDQITTNFSTSEYNAATGSAEISYATRSRYTEQQIYNSTLHGEHILIPKKLKVQWSAVYSTAKNDIPDETTITLNGTRRNFLDNRTTAKESDHRWSRNTDEDKAGYLDITYTADIAGTKVDFTGGGLYRDKQRGSFYNNYVLYPLNRAGLYGTDFMNYTDINWEVQNPKGAVANPLTYDASEKTTAGYGMFNFKIAKLEVIGGARVEHTNQGYNLLFPAGESNPAGSQVYTDLLPSLNLKYGLSKNENLRATYFRSLNRPGFYEIVPSKTVTEEYQERGNPDLKRAIADNFDLRYELFPNNTDQLLAGAFYKNIKDPIEYTIQADATRGQDQYYTPGNFGTAKNYGLEVDYIKFFNKIGIKANYTYTHSRITTDKSSRIRTESGDLKLINVEQSRPLFGQSAHTGNLSLIYKDSKHGWDAQLAGSYTGERINTISQFVDNDLWQKGFIQMDASVEKKFKNNISVFIKAGNLLNTPNELFIKGKNSLNADLPKQKEGGNETLIRKDFYEQTYLIGLRYKL, from the coding sequence ATGAAATTAATTTTACAAACGATTCTTTGCTTATTCTTAAGCATAGCGGTGGCAAAAGCCGGTAACATTAAAGGACATGTGTACGACCATCGGACCGGGGAAGCCTTGATTGGTGCTTCGGTTAAGCTGGAAAACACAACACAAACAACCCAGACAGGTTTGGACGGTTCTTTCGAGTTCAAACACGTGAAGGCAGGAACTTTTACTATTAAGGTTTCTTATATCAGTTATAAAAGCTTTACCAAACAGATTGAAGTAGACAAGGAACATAATCCTTCGCTTAATGTGTATCTGAGTGAAGACAATACCAATGACCTGAGTGAAATTGTGATTGCAGCTAAACAGGAAGGTTCTACAGAACGTACAGCCAGAAAAATAGAGCAGAAATCTATGCAGGTGATGAATGTGGTTTCTGGAAGGGCAATGGAAATTTCCCCGGATTTAACGGTAGCCAATGCCATACAAAGGGTGTCGGGCGTAACCATTGAAAGAAGCAATAATGGAGACGGGCAATATGCTATTCTTCGCGGAATGGACAAAAGGTATAACTATACTTTGGTAAATGGTATCAAAATACCAAGTCCTGATAACAAATTCAGATATGTACCTCTGGATATTTTTCCTTCAGAATTACTGGAGCGTTTGGAAGTTTATAAGTCATTGACACCAAATATGGAAGGTGATGCCGTGGGTGGTGTGGTTAATATGGTCATGAAAGATGCACCTTCTAAATTGCAAGTGAATGCAAATTTGGCTACAGGTTACAGCCAGATGCTTTTTGACCGTAAATTTCTTGCTTTTGATGCAGGTGCAATCAATTCGAAATCTCCTTATGAAAATAATGGCAGAGCTTATGAAGCTAAAGCAGCCGATTTTTCCAAAGGAACAGTGGATTACAAAGCAAAACAGGCAGATCCTAACCTGGTAGGTGGTATTTCTATTGGACAACGCTTTTTAAATAACAAACTGGGCGTATTAATTGCAGGCAGTTATCAGAATACATACCGTGGTACAAACAGTACTTTCTTTAACTCAACTGTTGCAGAAACAGATAAGTTTTCAAGAATTACTTCTATGGCCGAAAGACAGTTTAGCGAACAGCAGAAACGTTACGGATTACACGGTAAAATAGATTATAATTTTAATGATAGAAATAAACTGTCGCTGGTTAACTCTTATGTGAACCTGACCAGTATACAGACACGTGATCAGATCACAACAAATTTCTCTACTTCAGAATACAATGCAGCAACAGGGAGCGCAGAGATCTCTTATGCAACGCGTTCAAGATATACAGAGCAGCAAATTTATAACAGCACTTTGCATGGTGAACATATACTGATTCCGAAGAAATTAAAAGTACAATGGTCAGCAGTTTACTCTACGGCTAAAAATGATATTCCGGATGAAACAACGATCACGTTAAACGGAACACGCAGAAATTTTCTGGATAACCGGACCACAGCTAAAGAAAGTGATCACAGATGGTCAAGAAACACAGATGAAGACAAAGCGGGTTATCTGGACATTACTTATACGGCAGATATTGCAGGTACAAAAGTTGATTTTACAGGTGGCGGGCTTTACAGAGATAAACAAAGAGGCAGTTTCTATAATAACTACGTCCTTTATCCATTAAACAGAGCAGGCTTATACGGAACTGATTTCATGAACTATACAGACATTAACTGGGAGGTTCAGAATCCAAAAGGGGCAGTAGCCAATCCATTGACTTATGATGCTTCTGAAAAAACTACAGCTGGATATGGAATGTTCAATTTTAAAATCGCGAAACTGGAAGTAATCGGCGGGGCAAGAGTAGAGCATACCAATCAAGGATACAACCTGTTATTTCCTGCGGGAGAGTCAAATCCGGCTGGTAGCCAGGTCTATACAGACCTGCTTCCAAGTCTGAACCTGAAATATGGCCTGAGTAAAAATGAAAACTTAAGAGCAACTTATTTCCGCTCTCTGAACCGTCCTGGATTTTATGAGATTGTGCCTTCAAAAACTGTGACTGAAGAATATCAGGAACGTGGTAATCCGGATTTGAAACGTGCTATTGCTGATAACTTTGATTTACGTTATGAATTGTTCCCGAACAACACTGATCAGTTATTGGCAGGTGCGTTTTATAAGAACATCAAAGATCCGATTGAATATACTATACAGGCAGATGCGACCAGGGGACAGGATCAGTATTATACACCTGGTAATTTTGGAACGGCTAAAAATTACGGTTTAGAAGTAGATTATATCAAGTTCTTCAATAAAATAGGGATTAAAGCTAATTACACTTATACACATTCCAGAATCACTACCGATAAAAGCAGCAGGATCAGAACTGAAAGTGGTGATCTTAAATTAATTAATGTAGAGCAAAGCAGGCCTTTGTTCGGTCAGTCTGCACATACCGGAAATCTATCTTTGATTTATAAAGACAGTAAACATGGCTGGGATGCGCAACTGGCAGGATCTTATACAGGTGAAAGAATCAATACGATCTCTCAGTTTGTGGACAATGATTTATGGCAAAAAGGATTCATCCAAATGGATGCTTCTGTAGAGAAGAAATTCAAGAATAACATCAGTGTTTTTATTAAAGCTGGAAACTTGCTGAATACACCTAACGAGTTATTTATCAAAG
- a CDS encoding tetratricopeptide repeat protein, with the protein MIAVNCKLYLKTSILLFICLFHLSKAEAKSGPEQELKHTLALSNRFPDSAFIQLKKLYHQALIDNNKKIIGMCLQQMGKICYAQGHYAQSLEYHQQADKLFKQLSEQDLLADNLNDMGVVYEQNFNKKSSRKQYDQALKLYKMTHNHIGLGETYGHIGHLYEKEQRYDSAFYYQRHALKEYQLAGYKQGEAKIYENLGSIHEDLVRYDSAKYYFDASLKLYKAVNNEVSSIEVINNLGDIFRKTGDYKQGLKYTRTALSLSIATKNEYQQASAYRDIAKSYNLTGQNDSAYYYMELSRKHVLHLYSDESNKQMSFLQIIYNIDKKNDEIAALENSKKVNLIISIAVVVVILLLIVMGILTISRQRLKLRENKAIAEKNEQLNQAQQEQLELKSRELTTHTLQVIQHNNFLDSLRTKLDEMIKEDKRDQKKQLQQLVRQLNQNINHDQQWKDFTQVFEQLHQSFFDNLKAHCEELTVNDIRLIALLKMNMSSKDMAVIFGISQDSLRVARYRLRKKLNIGQGDNLSTFIQTI; encoded by the coding sequence ATGATAGCTGTCAATTGCAAATTATATCTTAAAACCTCGATTTTACTATTCATCTGTTTATTTCATCTGAGCAAAGCTGAGGCAAAATCAGGTCCTGAACAAGAACTTAAACATACTTTAGCGCTGAGTAACCGTTTCCCGGATTCTGCATTTATCCAGCTGAAAAAGCTTTATCATCAGGCGCTGATAGACAATAACAAGAAGATTATTGGAATGTGCTTGCAGCAGATGGGGAAAATATGTTACGCCCAGGGGCATTATGCGCAATCTCTGGAATACCATCAGCAAGCAGATAAGTTATTCAAACAGCTTAGCGAACAAGACTTACTGGCTGATAATCTGAATGATATGGGAGTAGTCTATGAGCAGAACTTCAATAAAAAGTCTTCCAGAAAGCAGTATGATCAGGCGTTGAAGCTTTATAAAATGACGCATAATCATATAGGATTAGGAGAGACTTACGGACATATTGGTCATTTGTATGAGAAAGAACAGCGTTATGATAGTGCTTTTTATTATCAGCGGCATGCTTTAAAAGAGTACCAGCTGGCAGGATATAAACAGGGAGAAGCTAAAATCTATGAGAACCTGGGGAGTATTCACGAAGATCTGGTTCGTTATGATTCCGCGAAATATTACTTCGATGCATCTCTGAAATTATACAAAGCCGTAAACAACGAAGTTTCCAGTATTGAAGTGATCAATAATCTGGGTGATATTTTTCGTAAAACTGGTGATTATAAACAAGGGTTGAAATATACAAGGACTGCTTTAAGTTTGTCCATCGCTACCAAAAATGAATATCAGCAGGCTTCTGCCTACCGGGATATTGCTAAATCCTATAACCTGACCGGACAAAATGATAGTGCCTATTATTATATGGAACTGAGCCGTAAACATGTGCTCCACCTGTATTCTGATGAAAGTAATAAGCAAATGTCCTTTTTACAGATCATCTATAATATAGATAAGAAAAACGATGAAATTGCCGCTTTGGAAAACAGCAAAAAGGTAAACCTGATTATCAGTATAGCAGTAGTTGTGGTTATTCTGCTGCTGATTGTCATGGGCATACTGACGATCTCCCGTCAGCGGCTGAAGCTGAGGGAAAACAAGGCCATCGCAGAAAAAAATGAGCAGCTTAACCAGGCGCAGCAGGAACAATTAGAGCTTAAAAGCAGGGAGCTCACTACGCATACTTTACAAGTGATACAGCATAATAATTTTCTGGATAGTTTACGTACCAAGCTCGATGAGATGATCAAAGAAGATAAACGGGATCAGAAAAAGCAATTGCAGCAATTGGTCAGACAATTAAACCAGAATATCAATCATGACCAGCAGTGGAAAGATTTTACCCAGGTATTCGAACAATTGCACCAGTCATTTTTTGATAACCTTAAGGCGCATTGCGAAGAACTGACTGTAAATGATATCCGGTTAATCGCCCTGCTAAAAATGAATATGAGTTCCAAAGACATGGCCGTAATCTTCGGTATTTCTCAGGATAGCCTGAGAGTAGCCAGGTACCGGCTGCGAAAAAAACTGAATATCGGTCAGGGAGATAATTTAAGCACCTTCATTCAGACAATTTGA
- a CDS encoding DUF3606 domain-containing protein has translation MLRHTYYDQNETNMPENKLIDLQEYYEIEYWSKRFGVTPELLKRAVKESDSAVADEVEKYIRTKYA, from the coding sequence ATGCTCAGACACACCTATTACGATCAGAACGAAACGAATATGCCGGAAAACAAATTGATCGACTTACAAGAATATTACGAGATTGAATATTGGTCTAAAAGATTTGGTGTAACACCAGAATTATTAAAGCGCGCAGTAAAAGAATCAGACAGTGCTGTCGCTGACGAAGTAGAAAAATATATCAGAACTAAATACGCTTAA
- the cls gene encoding cardiolipin synthase: protein MQEISWILLLEIVYTLVVIATCLRIIYDTNSTSKTLAYLMLTVFFPVLGIIIYFCVGTNYRKRKLYSKKIVKNELMQRHIEKQILKESEKTWNSVPVELLKYQKLVKLLLNDGLSNLTGNNKVEILKNGEEKFPAVLEALKQAKHHIHIEYYIYEDDEIGNAIKDILMEKSRAGVQVRLIYDDFGSSSIRKKVVPELIDAGVQAYPFYKILFIALANRINYRNHRKIIVIDGNIAFTGGINVSDRYINSPKRPNQLYWRDTHLKITGPGIYYLQYLFICDWNFCADEELVPQKDFFSASQENGENAVMQIAASGPDSDNPTILFSLIQAIGMAEKEILITTPYFIPGESLLDALVVAALSGVKVVLLVPGVSDSRMVSAAGKSYYGDLMSAGVEIYEYQKGFIHAKTMVSDQQLSVIGTANMDNRSFELNFEVNSVIYDSHTAQEMTKIFYQDLKDAIQINPEEWEKRPLYKQFPEKLSRLFSPLM, encoded by the coding sequence ATGCAAGAAATCAGCTGGATACTCTTATTGGAAATTGTTTATACTCTGGTTGTTATCGCAACCTGTCTGCGCATTATTTATGATACCAATTCAACCAGTAAAACCCTGGCTTACCTGATGCTAACTGTTTTTTTTCCAGTATTGGGGATTATCATCTATTTCTGCGTGGGAACCAATTACCGCAAGCGAAAACTATACAGCAAAAAGATCGTTAAGAATGAACTGATGCAACGTCACATTGAAAAGCAGATTTTAAAAGAATCTGAAAAGACATGGAACAGCGTGCCTGTTGAACTCCTGAAATATCAGAAATTGGTTAAACTCCTTTTGAATGATGGATTGAGTAACCTGACCGGAAATAATAAAGTGGAGATCTTAAAAAATGGGGAAGAGAAATTTCCTGCGGTACTGGAAGCTTTAAAACAGGCAAAACATCACATCCATATTGAATATTATATTTATGAAGATGATGAAATAGGCAATGCGATCAAAGATATTTTAATGGAGAAATCAAGGGCAGGAGTGCAGGTACGTTTAATCTATGACGATTTTGGCAGCAGCAGCATCCGTAAAAAGGTTGTTCCCGAATTGATTGATGCGGGAGTACAGGCCTATCCATTTTATAAGATCTTGTTTATTGCACTAGCCAACCGGATTAATTACAGAAATCACCGCAAAATCATTGTCATTGACGGAAATATTGCATTTACGGGCGGAATTAATGTCAGTGACCGTTATATCAATAGTCCAAAACGCCCAAATCAGCTTTATTGGAGGGATACGCATTTAAAAATAACAGGTCCAGGGATCTATTATCTCCAGTACCTGTTTATCTGTGACTGGAATTTTTGTGCAGATGAAGAACTTGTTCCGCAAAAAGATTTCTTCTCGGCCTCCCAGGAAAACGGTGAAAATGCGGTGATGCAGATTGCTGCAAGCGGACCTGACTCAGACAATCCTACCATTCTGTTTTCATTAATACAGGCGATAGGGATGGCAGAGAAAGAAATTTTAATCACGACACCTTATTTTATTCCGGGCGAAAGTTTACTGGATGCACTTGTTGTGGCGGCACTGAGTGGCGTAAAAGTAGTTTTATTGGTTCCCGGAGTATCGGATTCAAGAATGGTTTCTGCCGCAGGGAAGTCTTATTATGGCGATCTGATGAGCGCAGGGGTAGAGATTTATGAATATCAGAAAGGTTTTATCCATGCGAAAACAATGGTGTCAGATCAGCAATTATCTGTAATTGGAACCGCCAATATGGACAATAGAAGTTTCGAACTGAACTTTGAGGTGAACAGTGTCATTTACGATAGTCATACCGCTCAGGAAATGACAAAAATATTCTATCAGGATCTGAAAGATGCGATACAGATTAATCCTGAAGAGTGGGAAAAAAGACCTTTATATAAACAGTTTCCTGAAAAGTTAAGTCGTCTGTTTTCTCCTTTAATGTAA
- a CDS encoding PleD family two-component system response regulator, protein MNKKILIFDDDQEVLTAMESLLDFVDWDLITFSTGQDALKKIERESPDLILMDVELDGFDGREICRSIKENQALQHIPIILISGQLRPEMIIDTEFGPDDFLPKPFNIGDLIDKVYFQLAS, encoded by the coding sequence ATGAATAAGAAAATTTTAATATTTGATGACGATCAGGAGGTACTTACTGCAATGGAGTCATTACTTGATTTTGTAGATTGGGATTTAATTACCTTTTCAACCGGCCAGGATGCCCTAAAGAAAATTGAAAGGGAAAGCCCTGATTTAATTCTGATGGATGTCGAATTAGATGGATTTGATGGCAGGGAAATTTGCAGGTCAATCAAAGAAAACCAGGCACTGCAACATATCCCTATCATCCTTATTTCAGGGCAGCTCCGTCCCGAAATGATCATAGATACGGAGTTTGGCCCGGACGATTTTTTACCAAAACCATTTAATATTGGTGATCTGATTGATAAAGTCTATTTTCAGCTGGCTTCTTAA
- a CDS encoding aspartate aminotransferase family protein, with the protein MISHKELFLRNNAQTSTSPNMLEVDHAEGMYLYDLNGKSYMDLVSGFAVSNIGHRNPKVLDAIRAQLDKYLHLTVYGEFVQSPMVRFAEKLISVLPSKLNNVYFVNSGTEATEGALKLAKRYTGRSEIISCHHAYHGSTHGALSVMGNEHFKQKYRPLLPDVRFITYGKEEDLELITKNTACVIMETVQGEAGIRVASKTYMQKLRNKCTATGTLLILDEIQAAFGRTGKLFAFEHYDIVPDILLLAKALGGGMPIGAFIANREVMGVLKENPILGHITTFGGHPVSSVAGLASLEVILEENLVAGVAAKGELFKTLLVHQLIREVRGKGLMMSIQLDSFEQVEKVSQLCAADGIIIDWFLHCETALRVAPPLIITEEEIRKACSTILKALDAL; encoded by the coding sequence ATGATCAGTCACAAAGAACTTTTTTTACGTAATAACGCCCAAACATCTACCAGTCCGAATATGCTTGAAGTTGACCATGCAGAGGGAATGTATTTGTATGATTTAAACGGGAAAAGTTATATGGATCTTGTTTCTGGATTTGCAGTCAGCAATATTGGACATAGAAATCCAAAAGTACTGGATGCGATCAGAGCACAACTGGATAAATACCTTCACCTTACTGTTTATGGTGAATTTGTACAATCTCCGATGGTCAGGTTTGCAGAAAAACTGATCAGTGTGCTGCCTTCAAAGCTGAATAACGTATACTTTGTCAATTCGGGAACGGAAGCCACAGAAGGAGCGCTAAAATTAGCGAAGCGTTATACTGGAAGGTCCGAAATTATTTCCTGTCATCATGCCTATCATGGCAGTACACACGGTGCTTTAAGCGTAATGGGCAATGAACACTTTAAACAGAAATACCGTCCTTTGCTGCCTGATGTTCGTTTTATAACCTATGGCAAAGAAGAAGACCTGGAGCTGATCACTAAAAATACAGCCTGTGTGATTATGGAGACGGTACAGGGAGAGGCAGGAATCAGGGTAGCTTCTAAAACTTATATGCAAAAACTAAGGAATAAATGTACTGCGACTGGTACTCTACTTATTCTGGATGAAATACAAGCCGCGTTTGGCCGTACAGGAAAACTCTTCGCTTTTGAACATTATGATATTGTACCAGACATCCTGCTGCTGGCCAAAGCATTGGGAGGCGGAATGCCAATTGGGGCATTTATCGCTAACAGGGAAGTGATGGGGGTGCTCAAAGAAAATCCTATTCTTGGGCATATTACTACTTTTGGCGGACATCCGGTATCGAGCGTAGCCGGTCTGGCAAGTCTGGAAGTTATCCTGGAAGAAAATCTGGTAGCTGGTGTAGCTGCAAAAGGGGAATTATTTAAAACATTACTCGTTCACCAGCTCATCCGTGAGGTTAGGGGTAAGGGATTAATGATGAGTATTCAACTGGACAGTTTTGAGCAAGTAGAAAAAGTAAGCCAGCTTTGTGCCGCTGATGGTATTATTATAGACTGGTTTTTACATTGTGAAACAGCCTTAAGGGTTGCTCCTCCATTAATTATCACTGAAGAAGAGATCAGGAAAGCCTGCTCCACAATTTTAAAAGCGCTGGACGCATTGTAA
- a CDS encoding sensor histidine kinase — protein MRLAQKYNRVNLFTSLIILVLSGAIYYFAIHYILTNKLDNDLKIEEEEILASVREYHKLPLPSDFKDQKVTYHELKKGDTTDRGFSNTWYYNPEEKETEPGRSLNTSVKLGEKDYAVTITKSSLEAEDLVRLIFLITLGIIVLLLISLTVVNRFVLSSLWRPFYEMLKQLKAFNLADKNEFSVQHTQIDEFQELNQSVISMSSRVRQDYKELKSFTDNASHEMMTPLAVINSKLDTLIQTESLTDKQGELIEDVYLAVNKLSRLNQSLLLLAKIENNLIKDEEDIALDVLLAQKLRQFNELFIANEIEVEKYLEPQQLHMSKYLADILLNNLINNAIRHNKQHGKIKIALQTGLLTISNTGSQKALNGHSVFERFYKDASSEGTGLGLAITSQICNLYQYKLSYSYQAEHHIFSLKF, from the coding sequence ATGAGATTAGCACAAAAATATAACAGGGTAAATCTCTTCACTTCACTCATCATATTGGTGTTAAGCGGGGCTATTTATTATTTTGCTATCCACTATATCTTAACCAATAAGCTGGACAACGACCTTAAAATTGAAGAAGAAGAAATTCTGGCCAGTGTCCGTGAATATCATAAACTGCCTTTGCCCAGTGACTTTAAAGATCAGAAGGTAACCTATCATGAATTAAAAAAAGGGGATACCACAGACAGGGGCTTTAGTAATACCTGGTACTATAATCCGGAGGAAAAAGAAACAGAACCAGGACGCAGCCTGAATACATCGGTTAAACTTGGTGAAAAAGATTACGCAGTCACTATCACCAAATCCAGTCTGGAAGCAGAAGATCTGGTAAGGCTTATTTTTCTGATTACCCTCGGGATAATTGTATTGTTACTGATTAGTTTGACAGTAGTTAATCGATTTGTCCTCAGTAGCTTGTGGCGTCCATTTTATGAGATGCTTAAACAACTCAAAGCCTTTAATCTGGCTGATAAAAATGAGTTTTCAGTGCAGCATACTCAGATTGATGAATTTCAGGAATTAAATCAATCCGTGATTTCTATGTCTTCCAGGGTCAGACAAGACTACAAAGAACTGAAAAGTTTTACCGATAATGCTTCGCATGAAATGATGACCCCTTTAGCAGTCATTAACTCTAAACTTGATACACTGATCCAAACAGAATCGTTAACAGATAAACAGGGAGAATTGATCGAGGATGTTTATCTGGCGGTCAATAAATTATCCCGGCTCAATCAATCGTTGTTATTACTGGCCAAAATTGAGAATAACCTGATTAAGGATGAGGAAGATATAGCACTGGATGTTTTACTGGCGCAAAAGCTTCGCCAATTCAATGAACTATTTATTGCCAATGAGATTGAAGTGGAAAAGTACCTGGAGCCCCAGCAGTTACATATGAGTAAATATCTGGCAGATATTCTGCTGAATAACCTGATCAACAATGCCATCAGGCATAACAAGCAGCATGGAAAAATAAAAATAGCGCTGCAAACCGGGTTGCTTACCATCTCCAATACCGGATCACAAAAAGCACTGAATGGTCATAGTGTGTTTGAAAGGTTTTATAAAGATGCTTCTTCTGAAGGGACCGGGCTGGGACTAGCCATTACCAGTCAAATCTGCAATCTTTATCAGTATAAGCTGAGTTACAGCTACCAGGCAGAGCACCATATATTTAGCCTGAAATTCTAA
- a CDS encoding response regulator transcription factor, whose protein sequence is MKILLVEDETALRDSIIAYFTEEGNICETAEDYAAALTKINIYNYDCIVLDLTLPDGDGMELLRKLKQMHKTDGVLIISARHSLDDKLSGLNLGADDYLVKPFHLSELKARVSAIVRRKSFDGNNLIVFHEINIDTLAMRTTVGETNINLTKKEYDLLVYFIANQRKVITKSALAEHLWGDEIDLSDHFDFIYTHIKNLRKKLVEAGCNDYIKSMYGVGYKFSS, encoded by the coding sequence ATGAAAATCCTCTTAGTAGAAGATGAAACAGCCCTGAGGGACAGCATCATTGCATATTTCACTGAAGAAGGGAACATTTGTGAAACAGCAGAGGATTACGCGGCAGCATTAACTAAAATAAATATTTATAATTACGACTGTATTGTGCTTGACCTTACTTTGCCGGATGGCGATGGAATGGAGCTTTTACGCAAGCTGAAGCAAATGCATAAAACAGATGGGGTACTGATTATTTCAGCAAGGCATTCTCTGGATGATAAACTGTCCGGACTTAATTTGGGTGCTGATGATTACCTCGTTAAACCCTTTCATTTGTCTGAGCTAAAAGCAAGAGTATCAGCTATTGTAAGAAGGAAAAGTTTTGATGGAAATAACCTGATTGTTTTCCACGAAATCAATATTGATACCCTGGCCATGCGGACAACAGTAGGCGAAACCAATATCAATCTGACCAAAAAAGAATATGACCTGCTGGTCTATTTTATTGCCAATCAACGGAAAGTAATTACTAAAAGTGCGCTTGCAGAACATCTTTGGGGTGATGAAATTGATCTTTCTGATCACTTTGACTTTATCTATACACATATTAAGAATCTGAGAAAAAAGCTGGTGGAAGCGGGATGTAATGACTACATTAAATCTATGTATGGCGTAGGCTACAAATTTAGCAGCTAA
- a CDS encoding NAD(P)/FAD-dependent oxidoreductase: protein MQKRIVIIGGGFAGINLALELGKKKHYQVTLVDKNNYNFFPPLIYQVATAFLEPSSISYPIRKLFRNKSNLHFRLGELLQVIPESRQLVLSNGTIEYDELVFATGAETNYFGMENVKKNAIPMKTLSDAIQMRNKLLTHFEEATITKDRAEIAKSLTIVIAGGGPTGVEISGMFAEMRHNIMHKDYPELKNTGAQIYLVDGGAALLKPMSTKSQVNTYESLTKLGVKILLNSHVNDFVNDKVILSDGTEIATKNLIWAAGVSAMSFKGIPATSYGRGKRMTVDGFHKVQGLENIYAIGDTAMQSGDPGYPEGHPQVAQVAIQQGRNLASNFIRIAEQKVPRSFIYKDRGSMAIIGSNKAVVDLPKPRIHLNGFIAWLAWLFIHLMSLISYRNRFRTFYNWTVAYFSKDQSLRMIIRPVDIHEEPAP from the coding sequence ATGCAGAAACGAATAGTTATTATAGGCGGAGGGTTTGCAGGCATTAACTTAGCCCTGGAACTTGGAAAAAAGAAACACTATCAAGTTACCCTGGTAGATAAAAACAATTATAATTTCTTCCCACCATTGATTTACCAGGTGGCTACGGCATTTCTGGAACCTTCCAGTATCAGTTATCCGATCCGTAAACTATTCAGAAATAAAAGCAACTTACATTTCAGATTGGGCGAGTTACTTCAGGTAATTCCCGAATCCCGTCAGCTTGTATTGAGCAACGGGACTATTGAATATGATGAACTCGTATTTGCAACTGGTGCAGAGACGAACTATTTTGGGATGGAGAACGTGAAGAAAAACGCCATTCCAATGAAAACACTGAGTGATGCGATACAAATGCGTAATAAGTTACTCACGCATTTCGAAGAAGCTACGATCACCAAAGACAGAGCAGAGATTGCAAAAAGCCTGACTATTGTTATTGCTGGTGGCGGGCCTACAGGAGTGGAGATTTCAGGAATGTTCGCAGAGATGCGCCATAATATCATGCATAAAGATTATCCTGAATTGAAAAATACAGGTGCTCAGATCTACCTTGTTGATGGCGGGGCAGCTTTGCTGAAGCCCATGAGTACAAAATCTCAGGTGAACACTTACGAATCTCTGACTAAATTAGGGGTGAAGATCTTGCTGAACAGCCATGTAAACGATTTCGTGAATGATAAAGTGATCCTTTCTGACGGAACGGAAATTGCCACCAAGAACCTGATCTGGGCAGCGGGTGTCAGTGCAATGAGTTTTAAAGGAATCCCTGCGACGAGTTATGGACGTGGAAAAAGAATGACCGTTGACGGCTTCCATAAAGTACAGGGACTGGAAAATATTTATGCCATTGGTGATACCGCTATGCAATCCGGTGATCCTGGTTATCCGGAAGGTCACCCGCAGGTTGCACAAGTTGCAATTCAGCAGGGTAGAAACCTGGCTTCGAATTTTATCCGTATTGCAGAACAAAAAGTGCCGCGCAGTTTCATTTATAAAGACAGGGGAAGCATGGCAATTATAGGAAGCAATAAGGCAGTAGTAGATTTACCAAAACCAAGGATTCACCTGAACGGATTTATAGCGTGGCTTGCGTGGTTATTTATTCACCTGATGTCATTAATTTCTTACCGTAACAGGTTCAGGACTTTCTACAACTGGACTGTAGCTTACTTTTCCAAAGATCAGTCTTTAAGGATGATTATCAGACCTGTTGATATCCATGAGGAACCTGCACCATGA